Within the Salvia hispanica cultivar TCC Black 2014 chromosome 4, UniMelb_Shisp_WGS_1.0, whole genome shotgun sequence genome, the region ATTTCCAGAGAAATCACAGACTAAATGTAAATACATGGAACAGTTGACATAATCTGAAATACTCATGGTAAGGCGTAGAGGAAagatcatgaaaaattaaagagCGTCAATGGTTAAACGTCAGCAACAACAAACTACGGTATGCCATATTCCTCAAGGAAAAACGTTCTCATTCTGTTCATATGAATTCCTCTTCGTTGTCAATTAGAAAGATCGCAGCAACTTCTCAGTCGTTTCTCtacaaacaatataaaaacGAGAGAGGGAGGGAGGAAAATGAAGACCTGGAGTCCCTCGAGAGCAGACATCCCAAGTACCCAACAGTTAAAGCCTGTTAGCCTTGCGTTTGTTGGGATGACTTGTACTCCAACATTTCAGCTTTGTATCTTTCCTTGTCTCGTAAACCCTTCTCCTGGTATACCTGATATCACCGCAGAGTTAAGCAATTATTTGCAAGATACAATTGTGTCATTTTATCTCAGTATTTCAGATTCAAGAGTACAGGTCCCAggattagtagtactatatttcaattttctatgCATGTGTGTGTATGAGTTGGAACTGAGAGCTCCTATCAATGATCAAACAAGCATTTTACATCCTACAGAAAACTGAAGTTCCAGGTCAAGTGAATAACACAATTCGAAAGCAGTTTTATTAACGCCTGATGAGAGACAATagtacaattaaaaaaaaaatggggtGGGGTTACCAATTGACAATAGGTTGTGTGTGAACAAGACAGTAAGAGTGAATATATATGGGTCCTGCCTTGTTTCACTACCCTTTATCTATTAATATCGTTACTTACTACAGAGAAGGTGGAATTAAACCGACAAGACTTGAGCAAGTCATTACACTAGTCCCTGGATATACAGAGATCTAGTAGCTATATTAAAGCCTAAGCCTTATTATCTTTGAGGTTTCCAGTTTCCACAAGGGGCCAAGGGCCACACAAAAACATGCTTTGCAAAGGAAAATAACACAAACAAGAATTGGCTATCTATATTAGCAGATATAATCTATTTTAAGCAGAAATCGGAAGATACAGCAAATAAGTTTCCTAAACTGTCAAGagtacttttattttacctGTTTTTCAGCCTCTGTCAAATTGCTCCACAGATGCCCAATTTTTTTGCTAATAGCTCTTTCTTGTCCATGGTATGAAGGCCTCAGTATCTGGTATTGCTCTGCAAAAAAGAAGGTGTAACCGCTTCTATTTCGCTTGGGATGAGCTGGGTCTTTAACGGCTGTATGATTCTTTCTCCGGCTAAGGTGAACAGGCTCGTCAGAAGTGCTACGACTTTGGTATGCATCCTGTTCTGGACATGAGTGATAAAGGACACCTTTCAGAACTTCAGATCCCACCTTCATTGTAACTAAATATCCATCATCAAATTTTCCATCTATTGTTCCAGAGATTAAGCTTCCATCGCCCAAGTTAGAATTTGCTGCTTATCACAAAATGTGATCCCATGTTAATATTTGCAAGAATAAGCAAGTCAAGTAACACGAAATAGACCACAacaacattatatatatagttatattgaATCCCCACCTGAGAGCTTCTCAGATGCAGCACCATCATCATCCCCATATGACAATGTTTGACCTATTTAACAGTTTTGAGCAGATTAAAAGCTACGCACCAGGAAAAACTCGAagacaaagaagaagaatactATAATCAAGTTGTGAAGGTACCTGCTGCTATGACGGTTGGTTCTTCTTTCTGAAAATAATAAACCTGCTCAAAATGATAAAGCAACGAGAGATAGTACTTCCGCAAAACAAATGATGCACTTGTAATAGAAGTTGGGAAGTTGAAAGCAGCAATGATTTCCTTCCATCTGCGTTCTTTTATGACCTGccacatgtatatataatagttAGCAAAGCAC harbors:
- the LOC125219111 gene encoding high mobility group B protein 10; the protein is MSNGPSSEAPMTIYSSYPKPEAQYQQIIQNPDFFLDKLRAFHDFYGTNFRVPIVGGSSLDLHQLFIEVTTRGGIEKVIKERRWKEIIAAFNFPTSITSASFVLRKYYLSLLYHFEQVYYFQKEEPTVIAAGQTLSYGDDDGAASEKLSANSNLGDGSLISGTIDGKFDDGYLVTMKVGSEVLKGVLYHSCPEQDAYQSRSTSDEPVHLSRRKNHTAVKDPAHPKRNRSGYTFFFAEQYQILRPSYHGQERAISKKIGHLWSNLTEAEKQVYQEKGLRDKERYKAEMLEYKSSQQTQG